CAATGTTGACAAATAATAAATTGTTCCATAACCTCCGGTAGCAAGAACAACAGCATGTGCAGAATGTTTTTCTATTTCGCCGGAAATCAAATTACGAGTAATGATTCCGCGTGCTTTTCCGTCTATCAATACTAATTCCAACATCTCACGACGTGAATACATAGTGATTTTTCCTTTTGATATCTGGCGTGCCATTGCAGTATATCCTGCCAACAAGCACTGCTGGCCAGTTTGCCCTGATGCATAAAAAGTACGGGAAACCTGTACGCCACCGAACGAACGTGTTGTAAGGCTGCCGCCATATTCTCTTGCAAATGGTAAACCTGCAGCAGTCATCTGGTCGATAACATTGTTGCTCACTTCAGCACAACGGTAAACATCGGCTTCGCGTGCACGAAAATCGCCACCTTTAAGCATATCATAAAACAAGCGGTAATCGCTGTCGCCATCATGCTTGTAATTTTTTGCAGCATTGATACCTCCCTGAGCCGCTACGGAATGAGCTCTACGCGGAGTATCCTGAAAACAAAAACATTTTACATTATAACCTAACTCAGCTAAGGTTGCAGCAGCGGGGCCTCCGGCAACTCCTGTTCCAACCACAATAACATCGAGCTTATTTTTATTTGCCGGGTTAACAAGCTTGCAGGTTGATTTGTACTTCGACCATTTCTCTGCTAATGGGCCTTCCGGGGTTTTTGAATCTAATTTAAGCATAATATGTTTTTTTATAATGGGGAGTGAAATTTATGCGTTATAGGAAGTCATCAAATTTGCAATCCCGAAATTTTTTATAACGTATTAATGAACATTTTTATTAATTGTAAAAAAACTGGAAATAAATTGGGATGATGATAAAACCGCCGGCAACAACAATAGCATATATACTACTGAATGCTTTAACACACGGAGTGTATTTATCATGGTTTAATCCCAGGGTTTGAAATGCTGATTGCAGTGAATGATTCAGGTGTAATCCGAGAATTATCAAAAGAATAATATAAATTACACAATATAAAGGAGACTGAAATAAGTTGATCGCCATGTGATAAAAATCATGTTTCCCTTCTGCACCTTCAGGAACAGGTACCCAACCTAATTTCACAAAATAAAAATTCATAAAATGAATAGCAAGGAAAATAAAAATGATAAGCCCTGTCCATATCATATATTTTGAAAAGAATGATGTTTCGGATTTATTGCACTTAGCATATCCGATAGGTCGCGATGCCCAATTCTTCAGGGTCAGAATTATTCCAAACAAAATATGAATCATAATTCCGCCAAAAAGAACGATCTCAAAAACTTTCACAATATAATTTGTACTCATAAAATCGGCCGCCGCCGAAAACCATTCGCCATTATCGTTACGCAACAGGCAAAGATTAATACCAAGGTGAACCAGCAGGAATAACAGCAGGAATAATCCTGCGCAAGCCATAACGATTTTTTTAGTAATCGAAGAAAATTTTAATAATGAGTTGTCCATGTTCATAAAGAATTTAACTAAATCAAACTATTGGGATTTATTTAAAAAAATTGTTTATTTGTGAAAGATTTTGTCAGTTTAATCAGAGCAAAGTTATAAGTTGAATTTAATTTTCCAAAGAATAATTGAAAAAAATTTTACCTTTAATAATCTAAACCCGGAAAAATATGAAATATTTACCAATAAATCCAAAGCTGTTCATATCGAACAGAGAGCGTTTCAGAAAGGAACTTAAACCAAACTCTTTTGCCATATTCAATTCCAGCGACGAGATGCCACGTAACGGAGACCAGGACCATCCTTTCAGACAAAGCTCCGATTTTTTTTATCTCACCGGTATCGACCAGGCAAAAAGTGTATTATTTATTTTCCCTGATTGTCCGCTTGAAAAATATCGTGAAGCATTATTTGTTGAAGAAACTAACGACTACATAGCTGTCTGGTATGGGAAAAAATATTCTAAAGAAGAAGCAACAGAAGTTTCAGGAATAAAAAATGTTTTCTGGCTCGACAGTTTTGATACGGCATTAAAAGAAGTAATGGCGGCCTGCGAATATGTTTACCTGAATGCCAATGAAAATCCGCGTTATTCAAACCCTGTCCCTTACTGTGATATCCGTTTCAATAAACATCTTACACAAAAATATCCTGCCCATAAATATGAACGCTCAGCTCCTATAGTAAGCAGGCTGCGCATGATAAAATCCAGCATAGAAATCGATTTACTGAAAGAAGCTATAAGTATTACAGAAAAAGCATTCCGGCGTTTACTTGGATTTACTAAACCCGGTGTGATGGAATACGAAGTGGAAGCAGAAATAACTCATGAGTTCATCCGCAACCGTGCCAATGGTCATGCTTATTATCCTATAGTTGCATCGGGCAAGGGCGCATGTGTGCTTCATTATATTGAAAACAACAAAGAATGCAAAGACGGCGATTTGCTTCTTCTTGATTTTGGCGCTGAATACGCTAATTATGCTGCCGACCTTTCTCGCACCATTCCTGTTAACGGAAAATTTTCTCCCCGGCAGAAAGATGTTTACAATGCCTGCCTTCGTGTGATGAAAGCTGCAATAAAAATGCTTGTCCCCGGAACCACTATTGATGCATACCATACTGAAGTTTGCAAAGTGATGGATAAGGAACTTGTTGGTTTGGGATTATATACTGAAGAAAATGTGAAAAAACAGGATGCTGCAAAGCCTTTGTTTTTCAAGTATTACATGCATGGCACTTCGCATTACATCGGACTTGATGTTCACGACGTAGGAACAAAACAGGATGTGATAAAACCCGGAATGTTGTTTTCATGCGAACCCGGAATTTACATACAGGAAGAAGGTATCGGAATACGAATTGAAAACGATATTCTAATTACTGAAAATGGCAATATCGACCTAATGGCAAGCATTCCTATAGAAGTGGATGAGATTGAAAAGTTGATGAAGAAGTAGACAAGTTGAAAAGGCATAAGGCATAAGCATAAGGTGGGTTCAAAATTATTTCTTTGCGTCTCTGCGTTCTCCTGAGGCGAATTGCGCGAAACTGTGAAATAGCAAATATCTTAGTGAAACTTAGTGACCTTAGTGTCTTAGTGGTAAAAAATAATACTAATTAAATAAAAATAAAATATGTTCGATTCAAAAATTTACATCAAAAGAAGAAAGTTGCTGAAAAATGAATTTTCAAGCGGTATCCTTTTATTTTTAGGCAATACCGAATTGCCCATGAACTATCCTCAGAACACATTTCATTTCAGGCAGGACAGCACCTTCCTGTATTTCTTTGGAATGGATGAACCCGGCCTTGGAGCGATTATAGACAT
This sequence is a window from Bacteroidales bacterium. Protein-coding genes within it:
- a CDS encoding succinate dehydrogenase cytochrome b subunit, with translation MDNSLLKFSSITKKIVMACAGLFLLLFLLVHLGINLCLLRNDNGEWFSAAADFMSTNYIVKVFEIVLFGGIMIHILFGIILTLKNWASRPIGYAKCNKSETSFFSKYMIWTGLIIFIFLAIHFMNFYFVKLGWVPVPEGAEGKHDFYHMAINLFQSPLYCVIYIILLIILGLHLNHSLQSAFQTLGLNHDKYTPCVKAFSSIYAIVVAGGFIIIPIYFQFFYN
- a CDS encoding aminopeptidase P N-terminal domain-containing protein; the encoded protein is MKYLPINPKLFISNRERFRKELKPNSFAIFNSSDEMPRNGDQDHPFRQSSDFFYLTGIDQAKSVLFIFPDCPLEKYREALFVEETNDYIAVWYGKKYSKEEATEVSGIKNVFWLDSFDTALKEVMAACEYVYLNANENPRYSNPVPYCDIRFNKHLTQKYPAHKYERSAPIVSRLRMIKSSIEIDLLKEAISITEKAFRRLLGFTKPGVMEYEVEAEITHEFIRNRANGHAYYPIVASGKGACVLHYIENNKECKDGDLLLLDFGAEYANYAADLSRTIPVNGKFSPRQKDVYNACLRVMKAAIKMLVPGTTIDAYHTEVCKVMDKELVGLGLYTEENVKKQDAAKPLFFKYYMHGTSHYIGLDVHDVGTKQDVIKPGMLFSCEPGIYIQEEGIGIRIENDILITENGNIDLMASIPIEVDEIEKLMKK